The proteins below come from a single Pedobacter aquae genomic window:
- a CDS encoding cyclomaltodextrinase C-terminal domain-containing protein, protein MNSVVSQAYFTEGNTIGQGFDTGLPGVTDVQVKDAIFDVLNGKFDWTTGVNRLYSVLSQDFIYKDASRNVVFLDNHDMSRFFSIVGEDVKKFKSGLAMLLSTRGIPQLYYGTEIMMKNFSNPDGLVRSDFPGGWAEDKVNKFSSEGRTAAENDVFNYIKTIAKYRKQTTALQTGKLMQFVPQDGVYVYFRYDNAKTVMVVVNSNDKVMSLETSRFSERTQGFKKAKDIVSGKVYDLSVAMEIPSISTLVMELQ, encoded by the coding sequence GTGAACTCAGTAGTAAGTCAGGCTTATTTTACGGAAGGCAATACCATAGGACAAGGTTTTGATACAGGTTTACCCGGTGTTACAGATGTACAGGTTAAGGATGCTATTTTTGATGTTTTAAATGGTAAGTTCGACTGGACTACAGGTGTAAACCGTTTATACTCCGTTTTATCACAAGATTTTATTTATAAAGATGCCAGTAGAAATGTTGTGTTTTTAGATAACCATGATATGAGCAGGTTTTTCTCTATCGTTGGCGAGGATGTAAAGAAGTTTAAATCTGGTTTAGCGATGTTGTTAAGCACCAGAGGCATACCACAGCTTTATTATGGTACAGAAATCATGATGAAGAACTTTTCTAATCCCGATGGTTTGGTACGTTCTGATTTCCCTGGCGGATGGGCAGAAGATAAAGTAAATAAGTTTAGCAGCGAGGGTAGAACAGCTGCAGAAAATGATGTTTTCAACTATATCAAAACCATAGCTAAGTACCGCAAGCAAACAACAGCTTTACAAACTGGCAAACTGATGCAATTTGTACCACAAGACGGTGTTTATGTGTATTTCAGATACGATAATGCTAAAACCGTTATGGTGGTGGTAAACAGTAATGATAAAGTTATGTCGTTAGAAACATCACGCTTTAGCGAAAGAACTCAAGGTTTTAAAAAGGCAAAGGATATTGTAAGCGGAAAAGTATACGATTTAAGCGTAGCCATGGAAATTCCGAGCATAAGTACTTTGGTAATGGAGCTGCAATGA
- the pgmB gene encoding beta-phosphoglucomutase, whose translation MSTIKAFIFDLDGVIVDTAVYHFKAWKKLANTLGFDFTEAQNEQLKGISRIDSLNLILGWGGVEKTAKEVQELATLKNQWYVEMINKMTAQEILPGVQSLLSSLKSAGIKCALGSASKNASLILERTGLTSFFDVIVDGNEVSVSKPNPEVFLKGAQLLQVAPQQCVVFEDALAGIEAAKNADMRVIGIGEESILKNADWVLPNLEGQSAAQILNKLEKSRSL comes from the coding sequence ATGAGTACGATAAAAGCTTTTATTTTCGATTTAGACGGCGTTATTGTAGATACCGCAGTTTATCACTTTAAAGCCTGGAAAAAGCTAGCCAATACACTTGGTTTTGATTTTACTGAAGCCCAAAATGAGCAGTTAAAAGGCATCAGTAGGATAGATTCTTTAAACCTGATTTTAGGCTGGGGTGGTGTAGAAAAAACAGCTAAAGAAGTGCAAGAACTTGCCACTTTAAAAAACCAGTGGTATGTAGAAATGATAAATAAGATGACAGCTCAGGAAATTTTACCTGGGGTGCAAAGCTTATTAAGTTCATTAAAATCAGCAGGTATTAAATGTGCTTTAGGCTCGGCTAGTAAAAACGCAAGCTTAATTCTAGAACGTACGGGTTTAACCTCATTTTTTGATGTTATAGTTGATGGAAATGAAGTTTCAGTATCTAAACCAAATCCCGAAGTTTTTTTAAAAGGAGCACAATTATTACAAGTAGCGCCACAACAATGTGTGGTTTTTGAAGATGCCCTTGCCGGGATAGAAGCGGCAAAAAATGCAGATATGCGGGTTATTGGTATTGGTGAAGAAAGCATTTTAAAAAACGCCGATTGGGTACTGCCAAATTTAGAAGGCCAAAGCGCAGCACAAATTTTAAACAAGTTAGAGAAGAGTAGAAGCCTGTAA
- a CDS encoding glycoside hydrolase family 65 protein, whose protein sequence is MKNYIKANEWNIIEEGFDPHLNKISESIFSIGNGRMGQRANFEETFSGETLQGNYIAGVYYPDKTRVGWWKNGYPEYFAKVLNAANWIGLKIKIDHEILDLNTCTVTHFKRVLNMQEGYLERSFIAKLTSGKQLQVHAKRFYSIVDDEAGALQYSIKALNFAGTIQITSFTDGDIQNQDANYDEKFWNEVSGAVSDNIAFLTLQTKKTFFEVCTATQVFIQKNNKPVAIKPASTHREKFVSHLAVTDVVAGDSIVLHKYAVQVSSENHPKDKLQHISEQLLHKIVAKGFNNMLEEQAAAWAAKWETSDIVIKGDVKAQQAIRFNIFQLNQTYTGKDARLNIGPKGFTGEKYGGSTYWDTEAYCVPFYLSTSAQEVTRNLLIYRYKQLDKAIENAQKLGFTDGAALFPMVTMNGEECHNEWEITFEEIHRNGAIAYAIYNYIRYTGDADYLAEYGLEVLIGIARFWKQRVNWSAAKNAYVMLGVTGPNEYENNINNNWYTNTIATWCLKYAIEAATYVKDNQPHVYQKLVQKLQLDEFAEFSSWNAIVKGMYYPASTELGVFLQQDGYLDKEQTLVSELASEHLPLNQKWSWDRILRSCFIKQADVLQGLYFFEDDYDKDTLRRNFDFYEPRTVHESSLSPCIHSILAARLGNQERAYQFYLRTARLDLDDYNNDTEDGLHITSMAGTWMSVVEGFAGMRVRDNQLKFSPFLPDSWESFSFTINFRVYVLNIKIGHEQIIISNKSAEAITIKVFDKDYTIAAETVIYIVHKEKIVNIVA, encoded by the coding sequence ATGAAAAATTACATCAAAGCAAACGAGTGGAATATTATTGAGGAAGGTTTTGATCCTCATTTAAATAAAATATCTGAAAGTATTTTTAGTATTGGCAATGGCCGTATGGGCCAAAGAGCCAATTTTGAAGAAACTTTTAGCGGAGAAACATTGCAAGGTAACTACATCGCAGGGGTTTATTATCCTGATAAAACACGTGTAGGCTGGTGGAAAAATGGTTATCCCGAGTATTTTGCAAAAGTATTAAATGCTGCAAACTGGATTGGTTTAAAGATAAAAATAGATCATGAAATTCTGGATTTAAATACTTGTACAGTTACCCATTTTAAGCGTGTTTTAAACATGCAAGAAGGCTATCTGGAGCGAAGCTTTATAGCAAAATTAACAAGTGGCAAACAGTTACAAGTTCATGCAAAGCGCTTTTATAGTATTGTTGATGATGAAGCAGGTGCTTTACAGTATAGCATAAAAGCTTTAAACTTTGCTGGAACTATCCAAATTACCAGTTTTACAGACGGCGATATCCAAAACCAAGATGCTAATTACGATGAGAAATTTTGGAACGAAGTTTCAGGGGCTGTTTCTGATAATATTGCTTTTTTAACCTTGCAAACCAAGAAAACCTTTTTTGAAGTTTGTACGGCCACACAAGTTTTTATACAGAAGAATAATAAGCCTGTTGCTATAAAGCCAGCGAGTACCCATCGCGAGAAATTTGTATCGCATTTGGCAGTAACAGATGTTGTAGCAGGAGATAGTATTGTTCTACATAAATATGCTGTACAGGTATCCTCAGAAAATCATCCAAAAGATAAATTACAACACATTAGCGAGCAATTGCTGCATAAAATTGTAGCTAAGGGTTTCAATAATATGCTTGAGGAGCAGGCTGCTGCCTGGGCTGCAAAATGGGAAACCAGCGATATCGTGATTAAAGGAGATGTGAAAGCACAGCAAGCTATACGTTTTAATATTTTCCAACTTAATCAAACCTATACGGGTAAAGATGCTCGCTTAAATATTGGTCCTAAAGGTTTTACTGGCGAGAAGTACGGAGGTTCTACGTATTGGGATACCGAGGCTTATTGTGTGCCTTTTTACTTATCTACATCGGCACAAGAAGTTACACGTAACTTGCTAATTTATCGCTACAAGCAATTAGATAAAGCTATAGAAAACGCTCAGAAACTAGGCTTTACAGATGGTGCTGCTTTGTTCCCTATGGTTACCATGAATGGCGAAGAATGCCATAACGAATGGGAAATCACCTTTGAAGAAATTCATAGAAATGGAGCCATCGCTTATGCAATTTATAATTATATCCGTTATACCGGAGACGCTGATTATTTAGCAGAATATGGCTTAGAAGTTTTAATAGGTATCGCTCGTTTTTGGAAACAACGTGTTAACTGGAGCGCTGCTAAAAACGCTTACGTTATGCTGGGGGTAACAGGGCCAAATGAGTATGAAAACAACATTAATAACAATTGGTATACAAATACAATTGCCACCTGGTGCTTAAAATATGCAATAGAAGCGGCAACTTATGTAAAAGATAATCAGCCTCATGTTTATCAAAAGCTTGTTCAAAAACTACAGCTAGATGAATTTGCAGAGTTTAGCAGTTGGAATGCCATTGTAAAAGGCATGTATTATCCTGCTAGTACAGAGCTTGGGGTTTTCTTACAACAAGATGGTTATTTAGATAAAGAGCAAACTTTGGTGTCAGAACTTGCCTCAGAGCATTTGCCACTAAACCAAAAATGGAGTTGGGATAGAATATTACGTTCTTGTTTTATCAAACAAGCCGATGTTTTACAAGGCTTATATTTCTTTGAGGATGATTATGATAAAGACACTTTAAGAAGAAATTTTGATTTTTACGAGCCCCGTACCGTACATGAAAGCTCTTTATCTCCTTGTATTCATAGTATTTTGGCCGCTCGTTTAGGCAATCAGGAAAGGGCATATCAATTTTATTTAAGAACCGCCCGTTTAGATTTAGACGATTATAATAATGATACCGAAGATGGTTTACACATCACCTCTATGGCAGGTACATGGATGAGTGTTGTAGAAGGTTTTGCTGGTATGCGTGTCCGCGATAATCAATTAAAATTTAGCCCTTTTTTACCGGATAGTTGGGAGTCTTTCTCTTTCACCATCAACTTTAGGGTGTATGTTTTAAATATAAAAATAGGGCATGAGCAAATTATAATTAGCAATAAATCAGCGGAAGCGATAACGATAAAAGTGTTTGATAAAGACTATACAATTGCAGCAGAAACCGTAATTTACATTGTTCATAAAGAAAAAATTGTAAACATTGTTGCCTAA